A portion of the Sabethes cyaneus chromosome 3, idSabCyanKW18_F2, whole genome shotgun sequence genome contains these proteins:
- the LOC128740770 gene encoding uncharacterized protein DDB_G0271670-like — protein MVSNNLSTSDGATQHTQKKQMEILQARTSSGSLQVVRAQTVQTTSSRWSSATLHSEISSSSTSSSNSTSHTQIATSSSSSHKTGSSLTTNGFSSPHVPLPFHRSLIGSSRLLSHQPQNTISSSSSSNSIPHSNSQHLSSQLLPPSAPPSIAGSSANSSTATSSAHSALATSSQSHTGQTTGFGSKPHSSAPGQPANVGALRTIRDTSIGTTVDFGRHHHHRQHLDLFDKFKDISVKEQPADADSKECKYTA, from the exons ATGGTCTCAAATAACCTGTCTACATCGGACGGCGCAACACAGCACACGCAAAAGAAGCAAATGGAAATTCTGCAGGCCCGTACATCGTCCGGATCGTTGCAGGTGGTCCGGGCTCAGACTGTTCAAACCACCTCATCGCGTTGGTCCTCCGCTACGTTGCACTCCGAgattagcagcagcagcaccagcagcagtaaTAGCACCAGCCACACACAAATAGCAACCTCCTCCAGTAGCAGCCATAAAACTGGCAGTTCTCTAACAACCAACGGATTTTCCAGCCCTCATGTACCACTACCGTTTCACCGGTCGCTCATAGGTTCTAGTAGATTATTG TCACACCAGCCGCAGAACACCAtatccagcagcagcagcagcaacagcatccCACACAGCAACTCGCAACACCTGAGCTCACAACTGCTGCCACCATCAGCACCACCATCGATAGCTGGGTCTTCGGCCAATAGCAGTACCGCGACGTCATCGGCGCATTCGGCTTTGGCTACTTCTTCACAGTCGCACACCGGACAAACGACCGGTTTCGGTAGCAAACCGCATTCCAGCGCCCCTGGCCAGCCAGCGAACGTGGGTGCACTGCGTACCATCAGGGACACAAGCATCGGCACTACGGTTGACTTCGGCCGgcaccaccaccaccggcaGCATCTGGATCTGTTCGACAAGTTCAAAGATATCTCGGTGAAAGAGCAACCGGCCGATGCCGATAG CAAAGAATGCAAATACACAGCATGA